The proteins below are encoded in one region of Chrysemys picta bellii isolate R12L10 chromosome 4, ASM1138683v2, whole genome shotgun sequence:
- the LOC135983021 gene encoding SRRM2 protein homolog rsr-2-like, with amino-acid sequence MQADNRKRAPAWTVREVLDLIAVWGEDSVLAELRSKRQNAKTFEKISKGMMERGHNRDSEQCRVKVKELRQAYQKTKEANGRSGSEPRTCRFYAELHAILGGAATTTPPVFVDSGSGIVSSATPEDSADGGEEEDEDEDELAESTQHSVLPNSQDLFLTLTEVPSQASQASTQDSDPMEGTSAAANSSSLPPPSRRLSQIRRRKKRTREEMFSEIMESSRSDRAHVNEWKETVSKYRKEVSEREERRDQREERRDQREERRDARDERWRQEDQRMKDATLGLLRSLVEVQERLLENRLPLQPLFHPPPSPCSVSSSPRRVRTRGGRLRTPSHSTPVDSPSKRLSFF; translated from the exons atgcaggctgataatcgaaaaagagcaccagcatggaccgtgagggaggtactggatctgatcgctgtatggggagaggattcagtgcttgcagaacttcgttctaaaagacaaaatgcaaaaacttttgaaaaaatctccaagggcatgatggagagaggccacaatagggactctgagcagtgccgcgtgaaagtcaaggagctcagacaagcctatcaaaaaacaaaggaggcaaacggtcgctccgggtcagagccgcggacatgccgcttctatgccgagctgcatgcaattctagggggggctgccaccactaccccacctgtgttcgtggattctgggtcggggatagtctcatcagcgacgcctgaggattctgccgatgggggagaggaggaggatgaggatgaggatgagcttgcagagagcacacagcactccgttctccccaacagccaggatctttttctcaccctgactgaagtaccctcccaagcctcccaagccagtacccaagactctgaccccatggaagggacctcag cagctgcaaattcctcaagcctccctcctccatcccgaaggttatcacagataaggcgtcgtaagaagagaacgcgagaggagatgttttctgaaattatggaatccagccgcagtgacagagctcatgtgaatgagtggaaggaaacagtttcaaagtataggaaagaagtcagtgaacgtgaggagaggagggaccaacgagaggagaggagggaccaacgtgaggagaggagagacgctcgagatgagaggtggcggcaggaagaccagaggatgaaggatgcaacgctggggctgctccggagtctggtggaggttcaggaacggctgctggaaaacagactgccacttcagcccctgttccaccctcccccctccccatgttccgtatcctcctcacccagacgtgtaagaacgcggggggggaggctccgtacaccttcccattccactccagtagacagcccaagcaaaaggctgtcatttttttaa